From a single Intestinibaculum porci genomic region:
- a CDS encoding MurR/RpiR family transcriptional regulator has product MFDNKAIASLNETEAKIYRYVIDSIDDIARLGVRELANDTFTSTATVIRMYKKLGCNSFEEFKHALYSYFHNDQFSLENEKKSLSKTMEFLMSSDFDRVIDQATDLIMASRSMTIFGIGNSGAIARYGARYLSNVGYFAVAVGDPFYPPDLRTDENTLAIAVSESGETNELIDQLMNYKSRGAKVIVITAAPHSTLALMADLVIRFYAERYMLPQTYSLTSEMSVVYIFERLGRELFKRDKRILKSTPHSVHA; this is encoded by the coding sequence ATGTTTGATAATAAAGCCATCGCTTCATTAAATGAAACAGAAGCAAAAATCTATCGTTATGTCATTGACTCTATAGATGATATTGCCCGTTTAGGGGTCCGTGAATTAGCAAATGATACGTTCACTTCAACCGCTACGGTCATACGTATGTATAAAAAGCTTGGCTGTAACTCTTTTGAGGAATTCAAACATGCGCTTTACTCTTACTTTCATAATGATCAGTTCTCGCTAGAAAACGAAAAGAAGTCATTAAGTAAAACGATGGAGTTTCTTATGAGCAGTGATTTTGATCGGGTGATCGATCAGGCCACTGATTTGATCATGGCTTCTCGCTCGATGACGATCTTTGGGATTGGTAATTCGGGCGCGATCGCTCGTTATGGTGCTCGCTATTTATCGAATGTCGGCTATTTTGCGGTTGCTGTTGGTGATCCCTTCTATCCGCCGGACTTACGAACCGATGAAAATACTTTGGCAATTGCCGTTTCGGAATCCGGCGAAACGAATGAACTGATCGATCAGCTGATGAATTATAAAAGCCGTGGGGCTAAGGTGATTGTCATTACCGCTGCGCCGCATTCCACGCTCGCGCTAATGGCGGATTTAGTTATTCGCTTCTATGCTGAACGATACATGCTGCCACAAACATATTCCTTAACCAGTGAAATGTCCGTGGTTTATATCTTTGAACGCTTAGGCCGTGAACTCTTTAAACGCGATAAGCGGATCTTAAAATCTACACCGCACTCAGTGCACGCATAA
- a CDS encoding dicarboxylate/amino acid:cation symporter: MKTNNKKKLGLTTKIFIALILGALIGIVINLTCIKNPFVSKYVVQGLFYVVGQAFIRGMQMLVVPLVFVSIATGAAAIGDTKTLGKVGVKTVIFYLITTILAVTVALGVANLINPGQGANLSKLESIAKTATTTVSTTGAATKTSMVDTLLNIIPTNPVQALANGDMLAIIFFAVLIGIILAKLGDKTQQVHNLLNQCNDIMMEMTMMVMKVAPVCVFCLIARTFSTLGYSVMFYMLKYMIAVILALAVQCLVVYQIMLKVTTGLSPFVFLKKFFPVQAFAFSTATSNATIPMNIDTLYEKMGVSKRISSFTIPLGATVNMDGTSIMQGVAVVFVAQAFGIHLSLANYITVIATATLASIGTAGVPSVGLITLTMVFNSVGLPVSGISMIMGIDRILDMIRTAVNITGDAVCTTVVAYQNGDVDKDVYYSDVKKDLEEAHSEA, from the coding sequence ATGAAAACTAACAATAAGAAGAAATTGGGTTTAACGACCAAGATCTTTATTGCCTTGATCTTAGGGGCGCTCATTGGGATTGTCATTAACTTAACCTGTATCAAAAATCCGTTTGTCTCAAAATATGTTGTGCAAGGTCTCTTTTACGTAGTTGGACAGGCTTTTATCCGTGGTATGCAGATGCTTGTTGTGCCATTGGTCTTTGTCTCCATCGCAACAGGGGCGGCGGCGATCGGCGATACGAAAACCTTAGGGAAAGTCGGTGTCAAAACCGTGATTTTCTATCTGATCACAACCATTTTAGCAGTGACCGTCGCTTTAGGTGTTGCTAATCTGATCAATCCAGGTCAGGGCGCAAACTTAAGCAAGTTAGAAAGTATTGCGAAAACCGCAACCACAACGGTCAGCACAACCGGTGCGGCTACGAAAACCAGTATGGTGGATACATTATTAAATATTATTCCTACTAACCCAGTGCAGGCCTTAGCCAATGGGGATATGTTAGCGATCATCTTCTTTGCCGTTTTAATTGGGATTATTCTTGCCAAGTTAGGCGATAAAACCCAGCAGGTACATAACTTATTAAATCAGTGTAACGATATCATGATGGAAATGACTATGATGGTCATGAAAGTAGCACCAGTCTGTGTCTTCTGTCTGATTGCCAGAACGTTCTCAACCTTAGGCTATTCCGTGATGTTCTACATGTTAAAATATATGATCGCGGTAATTTTAGCCTTAGCAGTACAGTGTTTAGTCGTTTACCAGATCATGCTCAAGGTGACAACAGGTTTAAGCCCATTCGTTTTCTTAAAGAAATTCTTCCCAGTTCAGGCTTTTGCCTTCTCAACGGCCACTTCGAATGCGACAATTCCAATGAATATCGATACCCTTTATGAAAAGATGGGCGTATCTAAACGTATTTCATCTTTCACGATCCCTTTAGGGGCAACCGTCAATATGGATGGGACCTCGATCATGCAGGGGGTTGCGGTCGTCTTCGTCGCACAGGCATTTGGTATCCATTTATCCTTAGCTAACTATATAACTGTTATTGCGACAGCGACTTTAGCATCGATCGGGACAGCTGGGGTACCATCAGTTGGTTTAATCACTTTAACAATGGTCTTCAATTCCGTTGGTTTACCAGTCTCTGGTATTTCCATGATCATGGGTATTGACCGTATCTTAGATATGATCCGTACCGCTGTTAACATCACTGGTGATGCGGTATGTACAACGGTTGTGGCATACCAGAATGGTGATGTTGATAAAGACGTTTACTACAGTGACGTCAAAAAAGATTTAGAAGAAGCGCACTCTGAGGCGTAG
- a CDS encoding SDR family oxidoreductase: MSLNTRIWITGAQGRLGSALARHFDRTTDYEILTSDLDVPVDDRAQVIRFADLNHPDIIVNCAAISDNNYCEEHPDDAFRVNAIGARNLAIAARRIDAKLIHISTDDVFGLEFERPRNEFEHPQPRTVYGKSKLAGEELVQKLHDKHAIIRSSWIYGSNYDEMDEVLQKAKRGETIQVPMKQYSTPTTCKALVDFITTLLDVSEYGIFHASCRGACHRREFIEEAIRLAGYEANIEVVDEDSLRPPFSVLDNMMLRITGIYQMPDWHDDLKAYIERRKKRGVL; the protein is encoded by the coding sequence ATGAGTTTAAATACCCGTATTTGGATTACTGGCGCACAAGGGCGTTTAGGGTCAGCCCTTGCTCGTCATTTCGATCGTACAACGGATTATGAGATTCTTACAAGTGATCTTGATGTTCCAGTTGATGATCGAGCTCAGGTGATCAGATTTGCAGATCTGAATCATCCTGATATTATCGTTAATTGTGCAGCAATTTCCGATAACAATTATTGTGAAGAGCATCCTGATGATGCGTTCCGTGTCAATGCCATTGGGGCACGTAACTTAGCCATTGCGGCGCGACGTATTGATGCGAAACTGATCCACATCTCAACAGATGATGTCTTCGGCTTAGAATTTGAACGTCCACGTAATGAATTTGAACATCCGCAGCCACGCACAGTTTATGGGAAGAGTAAACTAGCTGGAGAAGAATTAGTTCAGAAATTACATGATAAACATGCTATTATTCGTTCTTCTTGGATCTATGGATCTAACTATGACGAGATGGACGAAGTTTTACAGAAAGCGAAACGCGGGGAAACGATTCAGGTGCCAATGAAACAGTATTCGACACCAACAACCTGCAAAGCTTTAGTTGATTTCATTACTACATTATTAGATGTTTCAGAATATGGTATTTTCCATGCCTCTTGCCGTGGTGCCTGCCATCGTCGAGAATTCATTGAAGAAGCGATTCGCTTAGCTGGCTATGAAGCGAATATCGAAGTTGTCGATGAGGATTCTTTACGTCCGCCATTTAGTGTGCTTGATAACATGATGTTAAGAATCACTGGCATTTATCAGATGCCGGACTGGCATGATGATTTAAAAGCCTATATCGAACGACGTAAGAAAAGAGGTGTGCTATGA
- a CDS encoding EAL domain-containing protein has product MGQLQQQELLQNLQWVNSISGTKDHTIFKKEENYYLKHSSVLCVVRLAQYAQLAESKDKEYISTILRLVGRLLQRHFGLDHVYYFEEGIFVILAKKLFDLEFETHIQQIVRDWSILEIEHEKVNIHLRAGYLYGCPVDQKEIEDMYQHCLDFAMHTDSVYGTEYFSLINVTENNVLQFYETDTTDKITGLLTKEDFLKLCPKIIEKAHLNNQKIYIMYLNILNFKLFNDNYGYDKGNQFLVEFAKVLRKQYPNHFIARFEADHFYVMLYETDFKADLEAIQKAIRQGAHSVYLGVKAGICEIPLEDTLSFETYCDRAKVSADYIKKTNKMYRIYSDNFSGKNVREKYIIEHFREALEKKWIKLYFQPVVRTINEELCSMEVLARWEDPTYGLLPPILFIPVLEDYHLIHHLDMYIIETLCKVYRQRQDAHQVTYPVSFNLSRLDFELCDIFDVIETNSRNYRVPKSYLNIEITESIMTDNEEFMKAKIHQFQDAGYAVWIDDFGSEYSSLNTLKEYEFDELKIDMKFLSEFSRKSKQIIASIVNMAKQLGIQTLAEGVETKEQYDFLRGIGCEKVQGYYFSKPLPIDEMFHVLNEKNIHGENTIYSEYYDRIGRVDLLSSHPFDFKRLDNYESAEPLAIMQYKDYKLSYINANQAYFGFLKSLGVYSLKESEILINDESWNISAHFKAIADKTRDTDKIEYLDFFDQDNHCVLEVKGIASNKDSVSFLVHGENLSKTNVGLRHEDELNTSLRIVYSLFEHIYLIDQSDHKAHTLYTNAHFSSLNDAEDIDEVVNRFYNEEVYIDDRLRFKKFLAKDSLSERIEKADDKTLRGLFRIKRRNGVYKWTLVTIKKLFRSGHMKGIVALSDMEKDQFAVMQTKALNTNQVQDTQGLNTDVLWNNILQTDFGIFWKDDQRRFLGANSVFKEYYEIVDDSQFIGKTDEELGWNVDPVRFNRVEERVLKEGEVVRGEIGESIVHGNMKTIVTDKQPIYSNDGKIVGLLGYFREVAQYRKIKERMKSLAQYDELTDSVNSQGLREGAHNFVESYDFRHIDFALTIFKLENLKEFVNAYGYSMGEEMIKSVFEILKKTFGMNSLLGHPEFDILTILHQTSPYGDYQRRVEEVQEQIQKINRIAGIRYNIYTTVSTTYYSEVEDFEKMKYLGLARLEMKNMKKDHLIAEDIPQFTRQEIINEMRRFMRIFDVVRLVDPDCNSSKTLDREGQLFTVPRKCYGLLGKDGRCLNCISRKTIETHESQNKVEKTPDGDYFVVSRFVVVEGKEYSLELIKKITITNNDF; this is encoded by the coding sequence ATGGGACAATTACAACAGCAGGAATTATTACAAAACTTACAATGGGTAAATTCGATTTCTGGTACAAAAGATCATACTATTTTTAAGAAGGAAGAAAACTATTATCTTAAACATTCCTCCGTTTTATGCGTTGTGCGTCTCGCTCAGTACGCGCAGTTAGCAGAAAGCAAAGATAAGGAATATATTTCTACAATTTTACGTCTTGTCGGTCGCTTGTTACAAAGACATTTTGGCTTAGATCATGTTTATTACTTTGAAGAAGGTATTTTTGTCATTTTAGCGAAGAAGCTTTTTGACCTAGAATTTGAAACGCATATCCAGCAGATTGTCCGTGATTGGTCGATTCTCGAGATTGAACATGAAAAAGTGAATATACATTTACGTGCTGGTTATCTTTATGGCTGTCCTGTTGACCAAAAAGAGATTGAAGATATGTACCAGCATTGCCTTGATTTCGCGATGCATACCGATAGTGTCTATGGAACTGAATACTTCTCCCTGATCAATGTGACGGAAAATAATGTTTTACAGTTTTATGAGACAGATACTACGGATAAGATTACCGGCTTGCTGACCAAAGAAGATTTTCTCAAACTGTGTCCTAAAATTATTGAAAAAGCCCATTTGAATAATCAAAAAATATATATCATGTATTTGAATATTCTGAATTTTAAATTATTCAATGATAATTATGGCTATGATAAAGGAAATCAGTTCCTGGTAGAATTTGCGAAGGTCTTACGTAAACAATATCCAAACCATTTTATCGCTCGTTTTGAGGCTGATCATTTTTACGTCATGCTTTATGAAACAGATTTTAAAGCTGATTTAGAAGCAATTCAAAAGGCTATAAGACAAGGTGCTCACAGTGTGTATTTGGGTGTTAAAGCAGGGATTTGTGAAATTCCATTAGAGGATACACTTTCTTTTGAAACCTATTGTGACCGTGCTAAAGTCAGTGCGGATTACATTAAAAAAACAAATAAAATGTATCGTATTTATAGTGATAACTTCTCTGGTAAAAATGTCCGTGAGAAATATATTATTGAACATTTCCGTGAAGCCTTAGAAAAGAAATGGATCAAACTTTATTTTCAGCCGGTTGTACGAACGATCAATGAAGAGTTATGCTCAATGGAAGTCTTAGCACGCTGGGAAGATCCAACCTATGGCTTATTGCCGCCAATACTCTTTATTCCGGTGTTAGAAGATTATCATCTGATTCATCATCTTGATATGTATATTATCGAAACCTTATGTAAAGTTTATCGTCAGCGTCAGGATGCTCATCAGGTTACCTATCCAGTATCTTTTAATTTATCTCGTTTAGACTTTGAACTCTGTGATATCTTTGATGTCATTGAAACCAATAGCCGTAATTATCGGGTCCCAAAGTCTTATTTGAATATCGAAATTACGGAAAGTATTATGACGGATAATGAAGAATTCATGAAAGCAAAAATTCATCAGTTCCAGGATGCTGGCTATGCCGTGTGGATTGATGACTTCGGCTCAGAATATTCATCATTAAATACACTTAAAGAATATGAATTTGATGAATTGAAGATTGATATGAAATTCTTAAGCGAATTCAGCCGTAAATCAAAACAAATTATCGCTTCCATTGTCAATATGGCTAAACAGTTAGGTATTCAGACCTTAGCGGAAGGGGTCGAAACGAAAGAACAGTATGACTTCTTACGAGGCATTGGCTGTGAAAAAGTTCAAGGCTATTATTTTAGTAAACCATTACCGATCGATGAGATGTTTCATGTCCTTAACGAAAAGAATATTCACGGTGAAAATACAATTTACAGCGAGTATTACGATCGGATCGGCCGAGTTGATTTATTAAGCTCTCATCCTTTTGATTTTAAACGGTTAGATAATTATGAAAGTGCCGAGCCGCTAGCTATCATGCAATACAAAGACTATAAGCTTAGTTATATTAATGCGAATCAGGCATACTTTGGTTTCCTGAAATCATTAGGGGTATATTCTCTGAAGGAATCAGAAATTCTTATTAACGATGAAAGCTGGAATATTTCTGCTCATTTTAAAGCCATTGCGGATAAAACCAGAGACACTGATAAAATTGAATACCTGGATTTCTTTGATCAGGATAATCATTGTGTTTTAGAAGTGAAAGGTATTGCCAGCAATAAGGATTCGGTTTCATTTCTTGTTCATGGTGAAAACCTGTCTAAAACCAATGTCGGATTACGTCATGAAGATGAGCTTAATACATCTTTGCGTATTGTTTACTCATTATTCGAACATATTTATCTCATCGATCAAAGTGATCATAAGGCGCATACGCTCTACACAAATGCTCATTTTAGCAGTTTAAATGATGCGGAAGATATCGATGAAGTCGTTAATCGTTTCTATAATGAGGAAGTGTATATCGATGACCGTTTACGCTTTAAGAAGTTTTTGGCGAAGGATTCGCTTAGCGAGCGGATCGAAAAAGCCGATGATAAAACATTACGTGGCTTATTTAGAATTAAACGTCGTAATGGCGTCTACAAATGGACTTTAGTAACGATTAAAAAGCTTTTCCGCAGCGGTCATATGAAAGGAATCGTTGCTTTAAGCGATATGGAAAAAGATCAGTTTGCGGTGATGCAGACGAAGGCGCTCAATACAAATCAAGTCCAAGATACGCAGGGCTTGAATACTGATGTATTGTGGAATAACATTTTGCAGACAGATTTTGGGATCTTCTGGAAAGATGATCAGCGTCGCTTCTTAGGGGCCAATAGCGTCTTTAAAGAATATTATGAAATTGTTGACGATAGTCAGTTTATTGGCAAAACGGATGAAGAATTAGGCTGGAACGTGGATCCGGTGCGCTTTAATCGCGTTGAAGAGCGAGTATTAAAAGAAGGAGAAGTGGTCCGTGGTGAAATTGGCGAAAGTATTGTCCATGGCAATATGAAGACCATTGTGACTGATAAACAGCCTATTTATAGCAATGATGGCAAAATTGTCGGTCTGCTTGGCTACTTTAGAGAGGTGGCGCAGTATCGTAAAATTAAAGAACGCATGAAATCTTTAGCGCAATATGACGAGCTGACTGATTCAGTGAATAGTCAAGGCTTACGTGAAGGGGCCCATAACTTTGTGGAATCCTATGATTTTCGCCATATCGACTTCGCTTTAACAATCTTTAAGCTGGAAAACTTAAAAGAATTTGTCAACGCCTATGGCTACAGCATGGGTGAAGAAATGATCAAAAGTGTTTTCGAAATACTTAAGAAAACCTTTGGTATGAACTCCTTATTAGGTCATCCGGAATTTGACATCTTAACAATCTTACATCAGACGTCACCTTATGGCGACTATCAGCGTCGAGTGGAAGAAGTTCAAGAACAGATTCAAAAGATCAATCGTATTGCCGGCATTCGCTATAATATCTATACTACGGTCTCAACGACATACTATAGTGAAGTAGAAGACTTTGAAAAGATGAAATATCTTGGCTTAGCGCGTTTAGAGATGAAGAATATGAAAAAAGATCATCTCATTGCAGAAGATATCCCGCAGTTCACACGTCAAGAAATTATTAATGAAATGCGTCGCTTTATGAGGATTTTTGATGTTGTACGTTTAGTGGATCCAGACTGTAATAGTTCAAAAACACTTGATCGGGAAGGGCAGTTATTTACCGTGCCACGTAAGTGCTATGGCTTACTAGGGAAAGATGGCCGCTGCCTCAATTGTATTTCCCGTAAGACGATTGAAACCCATGAGTCACAAAATAAAGTGGAGAAAACGCCAGATGGAGATTATTTTGTTGTAAGTCGCTTCGTCGTTGTCGAAGGAAAAGAATATTCCCTGGAACTTATTAAAAAAATAACAATAACTAATAATGACTTTTAA
- the metG gene encoding methionine--tRNA ligase, which produces MKDPKDFYLTTAITYASGKPHIGNTYEIVLSDAIVRNKRQQGYNVRFQTGTDEHGQKIENKAKEAGVEPKAYVDKVAGEVKRIWDLMDASYDKFIRTTEPYHEKQVQKAFKKLYDKGDIYLGKYEGKYCTACESFWTESQLVDGMCPDCGGPVVDASEPAYFFKLSKYQDRLMKYYNDHPDFIEPESRKNEMVNNFLKPGLQDLCVSRTSFKWSIPVDFDQKHVVYVWIDALLNYITGLGYDVDGNNDELFEKFWPADVHIIGKDIVRFHTIYWPIILMALDLPLPKQVFGHPWLLMGDSKMSKHLGNVIYADDLVDMFGVDAVRYYLLHEIPYDNDGSITWDLVVERINSDLANILGNLVNRTIAMSNQYFGGVVADKDVYEPVDDELKQIALAMPGKVNAYMDEFKTAKALDEIFVLLRRTNKYIDDTTPWLLAKDESKKDRLATVLYNLIEAIRFAAIALEAFMPSTSKKILDMINTDERDLMQLDHFGAYHSGNKVTDHPEVLFARLKPAEVAKKVEALMPKKPKKEEKKKAAEVEEITIDDFAKVELVVGEVVACEKHPKADRLLVEQIDIGDEKRQIVSGIAQYYTPEEMIGKKVVVVKNLKPAKLRGVESQGMILCSTTKKDLKVIDPGDLPNGSQVR; this is translated from the coding sequence ATGAAAGATCCAAAAGATTTTTATTTAACAACAGCCATCACATACGCTTCAGGAAAACCCCATATTGGGAATACTTATGAAATCGTATTAAGTGATGCGATTGTCCGCAACAAGCGTCAGCAGGGCTATAATGTTCGTTTCCAGACAGGAACTGATGAACATGGCCAGAAAATTGAAAACAAAGCCAAAGAAGCTGGTGTTGAACCAAAGGCTTATGTCGATAAGGTCGCTGGTGAAGTGAAACGCATCTGGGACTTGATGGATGCGTCTTATGATAAGTTCATTAGAACAACGGAACCTTATCATGAAAAGCAGGTTCAGAAAGCGTTCAAGAAGCTTTATGACAAAGGTGATATCTATCTTGGTAAATACGAAGGTAAATACTGTACAGCCTGTGAATCATTCTGGACGGAAAGTCAGTTAGTTGATGGGATGTGTCCAGACTGCGGCGGTCCAGTGGTTGATGCGAGTGAACCAGCATATTTCTTTAAATTATCAAAATATCAGGATCGTTTAATGAAATACTACAACGATCATCCTGATTTTATTGAACCAGAATCAAGAAAGAATGAAATGGTCAATAACTTCTTAAAACCAGGGTTACAGGATTTATGTGTCTCTCGTACATCATTTAAATGGTCAATTCCTGTAGACTTTGATCAAAAACATGTTGTTTATGTCTGGATTGATGCCTTATTAAACTATATTACTGGTTTAGGCTATGATGTTGATGGGAATAATGATGAATTATTTGAAAAATTTTGGCCAGCTGATGTTCATATCATCGGGAAAGATATCGTACGTTTCCATACGATTTACTGGCCAATTATCTTAATGGCTTTAGATTTACCATTACCTAAACAGGTTTTTGGTCATCCTTGGTTATTAATGGGTGATTCTAAGATGTCGAAACATTTAGGCAACGTCATCTATGCGGATGACTTAGTCGATATGTTTGGTGTAGATGCCGTTAGATATTATTTATTACATGAAATTCCTTATGATAACGATGGTTCAATTACCTGGGATTTAGTTGTCGAAAGAATTAACTCTGACTTAGCGAATATCTTAGGTAACTTAGTCAACCGTACGATTGCCATGAGTAATCAGTATTTTGGTGGAGTGGTTGCAGATAAAGATGTTTATGAACCGGTAGATGATGAATTAAAACAAATCGCTTTAGCGATGCCAGGTAAAGTCAATGCCTATATGGATGAATTCAAAACTGCCAAAGCTTTAGATGAAATCTTTGTCTTATTAAGACGTACGAATAAATATATTGATGATACAACCCCATGGTTACTAGCGAAAGATGAAAGCAAGAAAGATCGTTTAGCTACTGTGCTCTATAACTTAATTGAAGCGATTCGCTTTGCGGCGATTGCTTTAGAAGCTTTCATGCCTTCAACATCTAAGAAGATCTTAGATATGATCAATACTGATGAAAGAGACTTAATGCAGTTAGATCACTTTGGCGCTTACCATTCAGGGAATAAAGTGACAGATCATCCGGAAGTATTATTCGCTCGTTTAAAACCAGCGGAAGTAGCGAAAAAGGTTGAAGCTTTAATGCCTAAAAAGCCAAAGAAAGAAGAAAAGAAAAAAGCCGCCGAAGTCGAAGAAATCACTATTGATGACTTCGCTAAAGTGGAATTAGTAGTCGGTGAAGTTGTAGCTTGCGAAAAGCATCCAAAAGCTGATCGTCTGCTTGTTGAACAGATTGATATCGGTGATGAAAAACGCCAGATTGTTTCAGGGATTGCTCAGTACTATACGCCAGAAGAAATGATCGGTAAGAAAGTCGTGGTTGTGAAGAACTTAAAGCCAGCTAAATTACGTGGTGTGGAATCACAGGGGATGATCTTATGTTCAACAACTAAGAAAGACTTAAAAGTAATTGATCCAGGAGATTTACCAAACGGATCACAGGTACGATAA
- a CDS encoding uracil-DNA glycosylase family protein produces the protein MDIIEEIMQDPRNKEYTERGCKPILQVSEKAKVLIIGQAPGKKVEESEIPFNDASGVTLRQWMGIDEKTFYSEEIAIMPMDFYYPGKAKTGDLPPRPFVAKSYHKQILAMMPHIQLTILVGNYATSYYLKGMKKKNLTETVRHYQDYLPQYFPIVHPSPLNNIWQKKNPWFKETVVLKLQEEVKKALLSKED, from the coding sequence ATGGATATTATTGAAGAAATTATGCAGGATCCTCGTAATAAAGAATATACCGAAAGAGGCTGTAAGCCGATTCTGCAGGTGAGTGAAAAGGCTAAAGTCCTTATTATTGGTCAGGCGCCAGGCAAGAAAGTAGAGGAATCAGAGATTCCTTTCAATGATGCTTCAGGCGTCACTTTAAGGCAGTGGATGGGGATTGATGAAAAGACCTTCTATAGTGAAGAGATTGCCATTATGCCGATGGACTTTTATTACCCGGGAAAAGCGAAGACGGGTGATTTGCCGCCTCGTCCTTTCGTTGCAAAGTCTTATCATAAACAGATTCTTGCCATGATGCCGCATATTCAGTTAACGATTTTAGTCGGTAATTATGCGACAAGTTATTATTTAAAAGGGATGAAAAAGAAGAACTTAACGGAGACAGTCAGACATTATCAGGATTATCTGCCTCAGTATTTTCCGATTGTGCATCCTAGCCCATTAAATAATATTTGGCAGAAAAAGAATCCCTGGTTTAAAGAAACGGTGGTTTTAAAACTGCAGGAAGAGGTAAAAAAAGCACTCTTATCTAAAGAGGATTGA